From the Streptomyces sp. Tu 2975 genome, one window contains:
- a CDS encoding polyprenol monophosphomannose synthase translates to MNDGGAVPHGGPQGRRYGPLGRALVIIPTYNEAENIRSIVSRVRAAVPDADVLVADDNSPDGTGKFADELAVQDEQVHVLHRKGKEGLGAAYLAGFRWGIEHDYGVLVEMDADGSHQPEELPRLLTALKGADLVLGSRWVPGGRVVNWPKHREILSRGGSTYSRLLLGVPLRDVTGGFRAFRAETLEGLGLGDVASQGYCFQVDLARRAVAAGFHVVEVPITFVERELGDSKMNRDIVVEALWRVTAWGVEERAGRLLGRRPSPPRPPRSS, encoded by the coding sequence GTGAACGACGGTGGTGCGGTTCCCCATGGTGGACCCCAGGGGAGGCGGTACGGCCCGCTCGGCCGAGCGTTGGTGATCATCCCCACCTACAACGAAGCCGAGAACATCCGGTCGATCGTCTCCCGGGTGCGCGCCGCCGTGCCCGACGCGGACGTGCTCGTCGCCGACGACAACAGCCCCGACGGCACGGGCAAGTTCGCCGACGAGCTCGCGGTGCAGGACGAGCAGGTGCACGTCCTGCACCGCAAGGGCAAGGAAGGGCTCGGCGCGGCCTACCTGGCCGGCTTCCGCTGGGGCATCGAGCACGACTACGGCGTCCTGGTCGAGATGGACGCCGACGGCTCCCATCAGCCCGAGGAACTGCCCAGGCTGCTGACCGCCCTCAAGGGCGCCGATCTCGTCCTCGGGTCCCGCTGGGTGCCCGGCGGGCGTGTCGTCAACTGGCCCAAGCACCGCGAGATCCTCTCCCGCGGCGGCAGTACCTACTCCCGTCTGCTGCTCGGTGTGCCGCTGCGGGACGTCACTGGCGGCTTCCGGGCCTTCCGCGCCGAGACCCTGGAGGGCCTCGGTCTCGGCGACGTCGCGTCCCAGGGCTACTGCTTCCAGGTCGACCTGGCCCGGCGGGCCGTGGCCGCCGGATTCCATGTCGTCGAGGTCCCGATCACCTTCGTCGAGCGGGAGCTGGGCGACTCGAAGATGAACAGGGACATCGTCGTCGAGGCCCTCTGGCGCGTCACCGCGTGGGGCGTGGAGGAGCGGGCCGGCCGCCTCCTCGGCCGCAGGCCGTCGCCGCCGCGGCCGCCTCGATCTTCCTGA
- the fxsA gene encoding FxsA family membrane protein codes for MTTGAPPPTAPRRSRARTFVPLAIAAWLVLEIWLLTVVADAAGGFAVLGLLVGAAVLGAVVVKRAGRRAFANLTATLQQQTGSQEAVPPGRAEGNGLLMLGGLLLMLPGLVSDVAGLLLLVPPVRARLGRAAERSLERRMNAAGAGGLGDAFQQARMRRPDGKVVQGEVVREDVTRPHDEEPGRRPPLTP; via the coding sequence ATGACGACCGGCGCACCGCCCCCGACCGCCCCGAGGCGCTCTCGCGCCCGCACTTTCGTCCCCCTGGCGATCGCCGCCTGGCTGGTCCTGGAGATCTGGCTGCTGACTGTCGTGGCGGACGCGGCGGGTGGCTTCGCCGTCCTCGGGCTGCTCGTCGGCGCCGCGGTGCTCGGTGCCGTGGTGGTCAAGAGGGCGGGGCGGCGGGCCTTCGCCAATCTCACCGCGACGCTTCAGCAGCAGACGGGCAGCCAGGAGGCCGTGCCGCCCGGGCGCGCCGAGGGCAACGGCCTGCTGATGCTCGGCGGTCTGCTGCTGATGCTGCCGGGCCTCGTCTCGGACGTGGCCGGGCTGCTGCTCCTGGTGCCGCCGGTCCGGGCACGGCTCGGCCGGGCCGCCGAACGCTCGCTGGAGCGGCGGATGAACGCCGCGGGGGCCGGAGGCCTCGGCGACGCGTTCCAGCAGGCCCGCATGCGCCGCCCGGACGGCAAGGTCGTCCAGGGCGAGGTCGTCCGCGAGGACGTCACGCGGCCCCACGACGAGGAACCCGGCCGGCGGCCCCCGCTCACCCCCTGA
- a CDS encoding RNA polymerase-binding protein RbpA encodes MSERALRGTRLVVTSYETDRGIDLAPRQAVEYACQNGHRFEMPFSVEAEIPPEWECKACGAQALLVDGDGPEEKKGKPARTHWDMLMERRTREELEEVLAERLAVLRSGAMNIAVHPRDSRKSA; translated from the coding sequence ATGAGTGAGCGAGCTCTCCGCGGCACGCGACTTGTGGTTACCAGCTACGAGACGGACCGCGGCATCGACCTGGCCCCGCGCCAGGCGGTGGAGTACGCATGCCAGAACGGACATCGTTTTGAGATGCCGTTCTCGGTCGAGGCGGAAATTCCGCCGGAGTGGGAGTGCAAGGCGTGTGGCGCCCAGGCACTCCTGGTCGACGGGGACGGCCCCGAAGAGAAGAAGGGCAAGCCGGCGCGCACGCACTGGGACATGCTGATGGAGCGGCGTACCCGCGAGGAGCTGGAAGAGGTGCTGGCCGAACGGCTGGCGGTCCTTCGTTCCGGCGCCATGAACATCGCGGTGCATCCGCGCGACAGCCGCAAGTCCGCGTAG
- a CDS encoding MFS transporter, with amino-acid sequence MSAETADSTEGTGEDDGARRREQRGWYFYDFACSVYSTSVLTVFLGPYLTSVAKAAADAEGFVHPLGIPVRAGSVFPYAVSVSMLLAVLIMPLAGAAADRTGRKKPMLAVAAYVGAAATTGMFFLDGDRYLLGALLLIVANAALAVSMVLYNAYLPQISGPEERDAVSSRGWAFGYTSGALVLVLNLIVYSGHESFGLSEGDAVRICLASAGVWWGAFTLIPLRRLRDRRITPSGEGAVDSGWRQLVATLRDMRRHPLTLSFLLAYLVYNDGVQTVISQASVYGSEELGLDQTTLITAVLLVQVLAVAGALSMGRLARTYGAKRTILASLAVWTLILAAGYFLPAGEPVWFYCLAAGIGLVLGGSQALSRSLFSHLVPRGKEAEYFSAYEMSDRGLSWLGPLVFGLAYQMSGSYRDAIISLVIFFGAGFVLLARVPVRRAVAAAGNPVPERI; translated from the coding sequence GTGAGTGCGGAGACGGCGGACAGCACCGAGGGCACCGGCGAGGACGACGGCGCTCGCAGACGTGAGCAACGGGGCTGGTACTTCTACGACTTCGCGTGCTCCGTCTACTCGACGAGCGTGCTCACCGTCTTCCTCGGGCCCTATCTGACGTCGGTGGCGAAGGCCGCGGCGGACGCCGAAGGTTTCGTGCATCCCCTGGGCATCCCGGTGCGCGCTGGTTCCGTCTTCCCGTACGCGGTGTCGGTCTCGATGCTTCTCGCGGTGCTGATCATGCCGTTGGCCGGAGCGGCCGCGGACCGTACGGGCCGCAAGAAGCCGATGCTCGCCGTCGCCGCGTACGTGGGAGCGGCGGCGACGACCGGGATGTTCTTCCTGGACGGCGACCGCTACCTGCTGGGCGCGCTCCTGCTGATCGTGGCGAACGCCGCGCTGGCCGTGTCGATGGTCCTCTACAACGCGTATCTACCGCAGATCTCCGGCCCCGAGGAGCGTGACGCGGTGTCGTCGCGCGGCTGGGCCTTCGGCTACACGTCCGGCGCCCTCGTGCTGGTGCTGAACCTGATCGTCTACTCGGGCCACGAGTCGTTCGGCCTCTCCGAGGGCGACGCGGTCCGCATCTGCCTGGCCTCGGCCGGTGTGTGGTGGGGCGCCTTCACGCTGATCCCGCTGCGCCGGCTCCGCGACCGCAGGATCACGCCGTCCGGCGAGGGCGCGGTCGACTCGGGATGGCGTCAGCTCGTCGCGACGCTTCGGGACATGCGCCGGCACCCCCTCACCCTCTCGTTCCTGCTCGCCTACCTCGTCTACAACGACGGCGTGCAGACGGTCATCTCGCAGGCCTCCGTCTACGGCTCGGAGGAGCTGGGCCTGGACCAGACCACCCTGATCACAGCGGTGCTGCTGGTACAGGTGCTGGCGGTCGCGGGGGCGCTGAGCATGGGCCGGCTGGCCCGTACGTACGGGGCGAAGCGCACGATCCTCGCCTCGCTCGCGGTGTGGACGCTGATCCTGGCGGCCGGATACTTCCTGCCCGCCGGGGAGCCGGTGTGGTTCTACTGCCTCGCGGCCGGCATCGGACTGGTCCTGGGCGGCAGCCAGGCGCTGTCGCGGTCGCTGTTCTCGCATCTCGTGCCGCGGGGCAAGGAGGCGGAGTACTTTTCGGCCTACGAGATGAGCGATCGGGGACTGAGCTGGCTCGGACCGCTAGTCTTCGGCCTGGCGTATCAGATGTCGGGCAGCTACCGTGACGCGATCATCTCTTTGGTGATCTTCTTCGGAGCGGGATTCGTACTGCTCGCGAGGGTTCCCGTGAGGCGTGCGGTGGCCGCCGCGGGGAACCCCGTACCGGAGCGGATTTAG
- a CDS encoding glycerophosphodiester phosphodiesterase family protein, whose translation MTLIRHPYLDHPATLAFAHRGGAADGIENTAEAFRRAAAAGYRYFETDVHTTADGQLVAFHDTTLDRVTDAGGRIAALPWSEVRRAKVAGREPLALFEELLEEFPEARWNVDLKAESALVPLVELIRRTAAWDRVCVGSFSEARVARATRLAGPRLATSYGVRGVLGLRLGSYGIPAAVRSGAVCAQVPETQGGIRVVDRRFVRAAHARGLQVHVWTVNDADRMARLLDLGVDGIMTDHLETLRTVLTDRGVWV comes from the coding sequence GTGACCCTCATACGCCACCCCTACCTGGACCACCCCGCGACGCTCGCCTTCGCCCACCGCGGCGGGGCGGCCGACGGCATCGAGAACACCGCCGAGGCCTTCCGGCGGGCGGCCGCGGCCGGATACCGCTACTTCGAGACCGATGTGCACACGACGGCGGACGGACAGCTCGTCGCCTTCCACGACACCACACTGGACCGGGTGACCGACGCCGGAGGGCGTATCGCCGCCCTGCCGTGGAGCGAGGTGCGCAGGGCGAAGGTGGCGGGCCGCGAGCCGCTGGCGCTGTTCGAGGAGCTGCTGGAGGAGTTCCCCGAGGCCCGGTGGAACGTGGACCTCAAGGCGGAGTCCGCGCTGGTGCCGCTGGTGGAGCTGATCCGCCGGACCGCGGCCTGGGACCGGGTGTGCGTCGGCTCGTTCTCCGAGGCCAGGGTGGCCCGGGCGACCCGTCTCGCGGGTCCGCGTCTGGCGACCTCGTACGGGGTGCGGGGCGTGCTCGGCCTGCGGCTCGGCTCGTACGGGATACCGGCGGCGGTGCGCAGCGGGGCGGTGTGTGCGCAGGTGCCGGAGACGCAGGGCGGGATCCGCGTGGTGGACCGGCGTTTCGTGCGCGCGGCCCACGCCCGGGGTCTGCAGGTCCATGTGTGGACGGTGAACGACGCCGACCGGATGGCCCGGCTCCTGGACCTTGGCGTGGATGGCATCATGACCGATCATCTTGAGACGTTGCGCACGGTGCTGACCGACCGGGGAGTGTGGGTCTGA
- a CDS encoding PLP-dependent aminotransferase family protein, with protein MTQWTSAVGAAQLARQLTSQQARPAGPGTRKPPAYRALADGIRLLVLEGRVPVAARLPAERELALSLSVSRTTVAAAYEALRAEGFLESRRGAGSWTAVPAGNPLPARGLEPLPPESLGSMIDLGCAALPAPEPWLTRSVQGALEELPPYAHTHGDYPAGLPALRQMLADRYTERGIPTMPEQIMVTTGAMGAIDAICHLFAGRGERIAVESPSYANILQLMREAGARLVPVAMAEGLTGWDVNRWRQVLRDAAPRLAYVVADFHNPTGALADEHQRRALVEAARSAGTVLVVDETMSELHLDPDIEMPPPVCSFDPAGSTVLTVGSASKAFWAGMRIGWVRAAPDVIRSLVAARAYADLGTPVLEQLAINWLMRTGGWAEAVTIRREQARDNRDALVAAVRRELPAWEFDVPRGGLTLWVRTGGLSGSRLAEVGERVGVRVPSGPRFGVDGAFEGYVRLPFTVGGPVAEEAAARLAAAARLVSKGATTGTEAPRTFVA; from the coding sequence ATGACGCAGTGGACCTCAGCCGTGGGTGCGGCCCAGCTCGCCCGACAGCTCACCTCCCAGCAGGCACGCCCCGCAGGCCCCGGCACCCGCAAGCCGCCCGCCTACCGCGCGCTCGCCGACGGCATCCGCCTGCTCGTCCTCGAGGGCCGCGTCCCGGTCGCGGCACGGCTGCCCGCGGAACGTGAACTGGCGCTGTCCCTCTCGGTCAGCCGCACCACCGTCGCCGCCGCGTACGAGGCGCTGCGCGCCGAGGGCTTCCTCGAGTCCCGCAGGGGCGCCGGCAGCTGGACCGCCGTGCCCGCCGGGAACCCGCTGCCCGCCCGCGGTCTCGAGCCCCTGCCGCCGGAGTCGCTCGGCTCCATGATCGACCTGGGCTGTGCCGCCCTGCCGGCACCGGAGCCGTGGCTGACCCGGTCCGTCCAGGGCGCCCTGGAGGAGCTGCCGCCCTACGCCCACACCCACGGCGACTACCCCGCCGGTCTGCCCGCCCTGCGCCAGATGCTCGCCGACCGCTACACGGAACGCGGCATCCCGACCATGCCGGAACAGATCATGGTCACCACCGGCGCGATGGGCGCAATCGACGCGATCTGCCACCTGTTCGCCGGCCGCGGCGAACGCATCGCCGTCGAATCGCCCTCCTACGCCAACATCCTCCAACTGATGCGCGAGGCCGGCGCGCGGCTCGTGCCCGTCGCCATGGCCGAAGGCCTCACCGGCTGGGATGTGAACCGCTGGCGCCAGGTGCTGCGCGACGCCGCGCCCCGGCTCGCGTACGTGGTCGCCGACTTCCACAACCCCACCGGCGCGCTCGCCGACGAGCACCAGCGCCGCGCCCTGGTCGAGGCCGCCCGTTCGGCAGGGACGGTGCTCGTCGTCGACGAGACCATGTCGGAACTGCACCTCGACCCCGACATCGAGATGCCCCCGCCCGTCTGCTCGTTCGACCCGGCGGGCTCCACGGTCCTCACCGTCGGCTCGGCCAGCAAGGCCTTCTGGGCCGGCATGCGGATCGGCTGGGTCCGCGCCGCCCCCGACGTGATCCGCTCACTCGTCGCCGCCCGCGCCTACGCCGACCTCGGCACGCCGGTCCTGGAGCAGCTCGCCATCAACTGGCTGATGCGCACCGGTGGCTGGGCCGAGGCCGTCACCATCCGCAGGGAGCAGGCCCGCGACAACCGTGACGCGCTCGTCGCCGCGGTGCGCAGGGAACTGCCGGCCTGGGAGTTCGACGTGCCGCGCGGCGGCCTCACCCTCTGGGTCCGCACCGGTGGCCTGTCCGGCTCCCGCCTCGCCGAGGTCGGCGAGCGCGTCGGCGTCCGGGTGCCGTCGGGGCCGCGCTTCGGGGTCGACGGTGCTTTCGAGGGCTACGTGCGTCTGCCGTTCACCGTGGGCGGCCCGGTGGCGGAGGAGGCGGCGGCCCGCCTCGCCGCGGCGGCGCGCCTGGTCTCCAAGGGGGCGACGACGGGTACGGAGGCCCCGCGCACCTTCGTGGCGTAG